The genomic stretch ATATTCGAGCGTGCGAACCTCTGCACGGTCGTCGAAGTGGTCTTCCTCTTCATCCAGCAGCGGGTCGCCGCTGGGGATGCGATCGAGCAGTCCGAGAAGAACGGACTTGATCAAGCCCCAGGCGAGGTAGAGAATACCCACGCTGAAGAAGAAATACCGGGGCACGGCGAGCGCCGCGAAGAGCATGCTCAGCACGAAAACGGTGTTCAGCACGCCCTTGGTGGTGCGGAGGCCGATCTTCGGCACCTTGGCGTATGGGACGTGGCTCACCAGGAGCACACCGAGCAGGACCATGCCCACGCCCATGATCTGGGCCCAGGGAAGGTCGCTCAGATACGTCTGGAAGAACTGCGTTTGGCTGAACGGGTAGTAGGTGGCGAGGGTCCCCCCTGCCGCAGGCGAAGGGAGACCGTGGAAGTGCCGTTTCGCCTCCCCACCCTGCTCGATGTTGAAGCGCGCGAGTCGTACGACGACAGCAGTAACGTAGACGAACGACAGAATCCAGGCCCACTGCGCGTCGGCGAAGAAGATCTCGTAGATGATGAAGCCGGGCGCGACCCCGAACGAGATTGCATCGACGAGAGAGTCGAGCTCGGCGCCGAAGCGGGACCCCGTGCGGGTGAAGCGGGCGACGCTCCCGTCCAGCATGTCGAGCGTGCCCGCGAAAACGATGCACCACCCCGCCCAGATCAGATCGCCGCGAGAAGCAGCGATCATCGCGTAGAGCCCGAAGAAGAGGTTGCAGAGCGTGAACGCTGACGGGAGGATGATGATCCCCTTCTGCAGCGTCTCTCGTCGCGGGGGGCGCGGCGTTCTCATTCCTCAGCCTTCAGGGGGGAATCGGGCGAGCACAGACGAACCTACGCGAACCCGGTCGCCGACGGAACTGACCACGTCCCAATCCAGGGGAATGAAGAGGTCGACGCGCGAGCCGAAGCGGATGAGACCGACGCGATCGCCGCGTACCACCTCGTCGCCTTCGGACGGATCGGAAACGATTCGGCGCGCGATCAGGCCGGCGATCTGCCGAACCAGAACCTTGCCGTGTGGCGTGAAGATCCCGATTGAGGACTGTTCGTTGTCTGCCGACGCCTTCTCATTCCAGGCGGCCAGATATTTGCCCGGCTTGTAGGCCCGATGCCCGACGAGACCACTCACCGGTGCGCGCTGCACATGCACGTCGAAGACAGAAAGAAAGATCGTGATTCTGCGGACGGTATCGCCCATGAACGTCGGCTCGTCGACCTCCGAGATCGACATGATTTTCCCCTGGCCAGGGGCCACGACGGCGCTGGTGTCGGCCGGGACGATCGGCGCAGGGTCCCGAAAGAACCAAAGTGTGAAGAGGAAGATCACCGTGAGTAGCCCGGCAATGCCTCGCAGCCATGGCCCACCGATGCCCGCAGCGACGCTGACCCAAGCGAGGCCCGCCAAGAGCACCTCGATTGCGACGAACGGGTAGCCTTCGCGGGCGAAACTCACCGATCGGTCCCGAAGAGCGGTGGCTGGTAGTCGGCCAGCTCAATACCGGTCAGGCGGTGGAAAACGTCTTCGTAGCGATCGCGAGCCGAGGTCACGACGGTATCCGGCAGCTCCGGCGCCGGCGGGCTCTTGTCCCAGTCCTGCAATTCATCGAGCCACTCGCGAACGGGCTGCTTGTCCAGCGACGGCTGTCCACGACCGACCGCGTAGCTCTCCTGGGGCCAGAAGCGCGAGGAATCTGGCGTCAACACCTCATCGATGAGCAGCAGCTCTCCCGCGGCGTCGAAGCCGAACTCGAACTTCGTATCGGCGAGGATGATACCGCACGTCTCCGCGACACCGCAGCCATATCCGTAGATGTCGAGCGACAAGTCGCGCAACCGGTTGGCCAGCTCCGTGCCGAGCAGCTCCTGTGCCTGACCGAACGTGATGTTCTCGTCGTGCTCGCCCTGCTCGGCTTTGGTGGCTGGGGAGAAAATCGGCGGATCGAGCCGCTGGCTCTCCCGCAGACCCTCCGGCAGTGGCTCGTTCGCCAGCGAGCCGCTGCTCTGGTATTCCTTCCATGCCGAGCCGGTGATGTAGCCGCGCACGACGCACTCTACGAGTACCGGTCGCGTCCGGGTCACCAGCATCGCCCGCCGCGCCCACGTGTCCCGGGTCGTGGCGAGCTCCGGATGACGTGCGATGATCGCGTCGGGATCGACCGCGATGAGGTGGTGCGCGATGCGGTCGTCAAGCTGCTCGAGCCACCACGCGGTGACGAGCGTGAGCACCTCACCTTTATGCGGGATCGGCTGCGGTAGTATGACGTCGAACGCCGAAATGCGATCACTCGCGACCATCAACAGCGTGTGGGCGTCGACTTCATAGACGTCCCGCACCTTGCCGCGGTGGAGCAGCGGCAGGTCGAGTCCCGAGTCCAGCGACAAGGCTTCGCTAGACATGGATCTCGGCTTCCTGTAGTTGTTGCGCTTCGCCGGCGAGTCGTTCCAGCACCGGGGCCACCGCGGTGTCGAGGAATCGGGCGACCTGTTCTGGCGCCCGCCCTACGAACCGGAGGGGATCAACGAGCGCCTGGAGTTCGTCTTCGTCGAGCCCGAAGGCCTCATCCCCTGCGATTCGCTCCAGCAGGTCGATCTCCGCCCCGTCCTCCTTCATGCGCGCTGCGGTGGCCATCGAGTGCTTGCGAATCCGCTCATGGAGCTCCTGTCGGTCGCCTCCGCGTGCCGTGGCTTGCATCAAGATCGTCTCCGTCGCCATAAACGGAAGATGTTCTGCGAGATTTCGGCGCACGACCTCCGGATGCACGATCAAACCCGTGGCGACGTTCTCGGCGAGCACGAGGCAGCCGTCGAGTGTCAGGAATGCGTCGGGGACCGAGAGTCGCCGGTTGGCCGAGTCGTCGAGCGTGCGCTCGAGCCATTGTGTCGCGGCGGTGAACGCCGGGTCCTGCGCGAGCACGATGACGTGGCGTGCCAGAGCGCACATGCGCTCAGCCCGCATAGGATTGCGCTTGTACGGCATCGCAGACGAGCCGATTTGCTCGGACTCGAACGGTTCCTCGACTTCGCGCAGGTGTGCGAGGATGCGCCAGTCGTTTCCCAGCTTGGACAGCGAGGCCCCGACCCCAGCGAGCGACGCTTGCACCGCGAAGTCGACCTTTCGCGGGTACGTCTGTCCGGTCACCGGATAGCTGCTCACGAAGCTCATGCGTTTTCCCACCGCGCGCTCGAGCGCATCGACCTTGTCGTGTGCGCCCTCAAAGAGCTCCAGGAATGAGGCCTGAGTGCCCG from Gemmatimonadota bacterium encodes the following:
- the pssA gene encoding CDP-diacylglycerol--serine O-phosphatidyltransferase — translated: MRTPRPPRRETLQKGIIILPSAFTLCNLFFGLYAMIAASRGDLIWAGWCIVFAGTLDMLDGSVARFTRTGSRFGAELDSLVDAISFGVAPGFIIYEIFFADAQWAWILSFVYVTAVVVRLARFNIEQGGEAKRHFHGLPSPAAGGTLATYYPFSQTQFFQTYLSDLPWAQIMGVGMVLLGVLLVSHVPYAKVPKIGLRTTKGVLNTVFVLSMLFAALAVPRYFFFSVGILYLAWGLIKSVLLGLLDRIPSGDPLLDEEEDHFDDRAEVRTLEYPDFGGHHRRRTMEEEA
- a CDS encoding phosphatidylserine decarboxylase family protein produces the protein MSFAREGYPFVAIEVLLAGLAWVSVAAGIGGPWLRGIAGLLTVIFLFTLWFFRDPAPIVPADTSAVVAPGQGKIMSISEVDEPTFMGDTVRRITIFLSVFDVHVQRAPVSGLVGHRAYKPGKYLAAWNEKASADNEQSSIGIFTPHGKVLVRQIAGLIARRIVSDPSEGDEVVRGDRVGLIRFGSRVDLFIPLDWDVVSSVGDRVRVGSSVLARFPPEG
- a CDS encoding phosphoribosylaminoimidazolesuccinocarboxamide synthase, with protein sequence MSSEALSLDSGLDLPLLHRGKVRDVYEVDAHTLLMVASDRISAFDVILPQPIPHKGEVLTLVTAWWLEQLDDRIAHHLIAVDPDAIIARHPELATTRDTWARRAMLVTRTRPVLVECVVRGYITGSAWKEYQSSGSLANEPLPEGLRESQRLDPPIFSPATKAEQGEHDENITFGQAQELLGTELANRLRDLSLDIYGYGCGVAETCGIILADTKFEFGFDAAGELLLIDEVLTPDSSRFWPQESYAVGRGQPSLDKQPVREWLDELQDWDKSPPAPELPDTVVTSARDRYEDVFHRLTGIELADYQPPLFGTDR
- a CDS encoding adenylosuccinate lyase, which translates into the protein MSVTQYDRYCHPLSERYASSEMQQIFSPKKRFGTWRRLWLALAESEAELGIDISDTALEQMRAALDTLDFERAAEYERRFRHDVMAHVYLFGDDAPEAKGIIHLGATSAFIADNTDLILHREALRLIRNRLVRCVAALADFAREHAALPTLAYTHLQPAQPTTVGKRATLWIQDLLLDIEEIDHRIATLRFRGVRGTTGTQASFLELFEGAHDKVDALERAVGKRMSFVSSYPVTGQTYPRKVDFAVQASLAGVGASLSKLGNDWRILAHLREVEEPFESEQIGSSAMPYKRNPMRAERMCALARHVIVLAQDPAFTAATQWLERTLDDSANRRLSVPDAFLTLDGCLVLAENVATGLIVHPEVVRRNLAEHLPFMATETILMQATARGGDRQELHERIRKHSMATAARMKEDGAEIDLLERIAGDEAFGLDEDELQALVDPLRFVGRAPEQVARFLDTAVAPVLERLAGEAQQLQEAEIHV